ACACAGACCTATGTTTGAATTTCAGGTCCACCCttccctagctgtgtgacccttgAGCAAGTggctcaacctctctgggccttaatcTCCTCACTGGTAAAACTAGAATAATAACAATACCCACCTCATAGTGTCATTGTGCAGATTAAATGACTTAATGAATGTAGAGAATTATCACAGTGCCCCGTGCATAGTAGGTGCACAGTTAACATTAGCTAATGCCACATTATTACTACTCACTGTTTACATCTTACCCACACACTCTGCGGCCTCTCTTCtatttaaatcagtggttcttcATAGCCCCTGGGGTATTCTGGAACTCTGCGGTGATCTCAGTTGTTACAACGAAGGGGGTCCCAGGGGCATTCAGTggaaggggatgggggggtgCTGCGTGGGACAGTCCCCCAGGAAGAAGGCCCCATCCCAGCCAGTTCTCTAATGGCTGCTCCAGCCTCACGCAGGGACCTCAGAGTTGAACTCTGTCTCGTGTGTGAATGCCAAGTGTTTGCGAACACTTGTCCCATTACTGAATATTCTAGGGCTGCCAGCGTGGTGTCAATCGAGAAGTCAGACAGTTTTGTTGGACTTTACTAAGAGCTGGTCGCCATTTGGGAATTTGCGTCTCTTATGGCAACACAGCCGTGCATGAGGCCCTGACTGTGGATGGTTACCACTTTCACTGTGATTTGACTTCGGTCAGTACTCTCTGGTGTGTTGGGCCCAAGCGCTGCCATaatgaaatttcttttatttctcttttatagttAGGCAccatactgattttttaaaaaaagaccagtGCAAATGGGTCACATCATCCATGACTTTGTTTCAGAGTGTAAAGAGGGTGTCCCAAGTCCTTTGACAGGAGGTGTCAGTCTGAAAGGGTCGCAAACTCCCGCTGGAAAGGGCAAGCTTGATCTTCCCAAGGGATCTGGGACTGACCCCAGTAGGAGGACACCAGAGGGGGCAATGCTCAAGGCACAGAAAGGTGTGGCTAGTGGGGGGCTTTCAGGCAGCCTTACAGGGACTCTTTGTGGGGGCTGTGTCCCAAGGCCACTCAGAGCCACCCTGGGCCCTGCCTGCTGCTGCCCCCCGTGCCCGGCCTGGTGCTCACCTCCTGGGCAGGGCCTCCGAATGGGACATTGTCTTGACTCAGACAGCACCTGGCAGGTGGCTGGCTCCTCCCGCCCGGCCCGGCCGGCCTCCCGCACGCGGGTCtccaggccccaggctgagccGCAGGTCTTCCCGTTGTGTGTGCAGGGGCTCCAGCTGCCCCAGGGGCCCGGCTCACACTCCTCTGTgaggtggagagacagacagacagatggggTCAGCTGGCAGTGAGTGTTCCTCAGATCAAGGGCAGGGTCTGAGCGGTTCAGTTCCCTGAAGACACCATCTCCTCATGCAAAGGAGTCACAGGCTATTACAAGGAGCAGAGGGGGACGTTTAAGCAGCTATTTGTAAGAGCCTGGGATGAGAGCTGTACTAGAGCAAGCACAGGCTGCTGCGGGCCAGAAGCCTGAGGGACCGGTTGTGTGGCTTTAAaggggaaggcttccctgaggaggtgacaaaGGAGCTAAAGGGAGAGAGGACTTCTTCATCAGGTGGTGATGGAAGGAAGTGCATGCGGGGCAGCTGTGCACAGCCCGGGGGCCTGGCCACCCTGTGTGAGGGACGAGGAAGCTACACTGGGGGTGGAGTGAAGGttcaggaggggaggggcaggagatgaGGCTACAAGGTCAGCTGGGAGGCCCTGGGGCCAGGACCTGGATTTTGAACTTGATCTTGTGCCTTTGATCAGCTGTACAAGGTGGGAGCTACACTGTGCTGTTGTGAGGAAAAAGGAAGTCATGGACATAAAAGGTCTTAGTAgggagaaattttcaaaatatatgaacatatatagtATTCTTTCACATTTGATTCTTTTAAGAGTCCCTGAAAGGTAGGCAGAGAATAGGGCAGCTATTAataccccattttgcagattaggaCACTGAGGTCTAGAGCAGGTGAGGGGCTTGCTAAGGGAACAGAGAAGGAGCTCACAAAACAGAACTGCAAGTGTTTAAGATCTAGTTGGGCCCAGAAACCAGCTCTCCAGACCTTAGAATGATGGTCCTTCACAGATGCATTCATTTGGGAAGCAaaaactgagcacctactgtgtgcacatgctgtgctgggtgctgaggtGCAGCAGGGACAAGACAGACCTTGCTGGTCTGTCTGCTGGTCTTGGGTCTGCCTCCCAGAGTTCACTGTCTAGAGTGGTCAGGCTGGAAGGCAGGGTGCTCTTACAGTGATGGGGAAAAACAGGCAGCTGTGGGAGACCAGAGGGTCCCAGCCTGGGTGacctggaaggcttcctggaggaggagactcCTGATCTGAGTCTTGAAGTAGGAGTGGGGAGGTCAGCCAGgctcagggaggggcaggagggagaagagCTCCAGGTGAAAGGAATAACCCTAACAAAATCCCCAGTGTGACACTGCCCTCCATGGGGAAGTTGGAGCACGGActcaaatggagaaagaaaaaaatgatagggGTGGAGAGGTGGCAGATGGGGACCAGACTGCCCATAGCCTGGGGGCTCTACCTGAGGACaatgggagccactgaagggcCTTGAGCAGAAGAGGAGCCTGATCAGATtgtcattttgaaataatcactCTTGCTTCTGGAATGAGCCAGCTGGGCTAGAGGCAGTGAGACCAGAGGCAGGCAGGTAGGCAAGAGGCTGTGGCCAAGATCCCAGCAatgggcagagggtggggagaaagggatgtgtggggatggggtggggaaaagggggaaggaggggtggggcaggTTTGGGagctttattctgtttcattttccccAGAGTTCTTTTTACCACCTaacatctgtatttatttttgtgtgtcttcTGTCTCCCCACTAAAATGTCACGTCTATAAGGGCAGAagtttgtgtgttttgttcactgatatgtCCCCAGCTACTCTGAAATTGCCTGGAGCGTAGAAGATGCTCTAGTAAATATTTCCTGAGTGAAAGAACGAGATTGGATTGGATGTAGGATGAGAGAGAAGAGCCCACAGTGATGGCCGGAGCTGGTTATTGATGGAGGAAGCCCAGAGGAAGCAccaggctggggatggggagggagggaaggaggcatcCATAGAGCAGGTGAGGATGTGAGTCTGCTGCCCATGGAGAAATGCAGCTGAGGACAGTGAGTTAGGAGCCATCAGCTTTTGGAATGACCGTGAACATGTGCCCAGAGAGAATGTATAGGCAGAGATATGTGATTTAGGTGAGAACACTGGAGAATAGCCTTGTGTAAGGACAGATCACAGAAGAGGGGCTCACACAGGAGTCTAAAAAGGAGTGGTGGGAAAACAGAACAGTAATGACAGCTAATATGATGTGTAATAGTAATGACATGTGTTGAGCATTTGCTGTGTTAGTTACTGTATTAAGTACTTTAAATTGTATTAATTTACCCCTTACAACAACCCTCCCCCATGAAGTAGGTTCTATGttctattgtaatttttttaacatttggagaaactgagggacagagagcttaactgacttgctcaaggtcactaatGGGTGAATTTTAGAGCtagcatttgaacccaggccttatTCCAAAATCAATGCTCCTCTTCTGTGCTCTGTGGCCTCTCTTGGCAATAATTACTGATGTAGATGTTGGTAGTAATAGTAATCATGATAGTGGTGCTTATGATGGGTCTAGTGTATTGAAGGGTTCATATGTGTACCTGATATGGTGTTGGGCCCATCACCACGTGACATTCTCCTATGATTTCTTCCAGGTCTCCTGACACCCCTCAACAGCCCCtgctccagggagggaggggacagggcagggtggggatgcCCCCACTCACCCTGGCACTCCCGTGTGCTCTGCTGGGCCGCGGTGCCCGGCGGGCAGGTGGGCAGACACTTTCCCTTGTACAGGTAAAACCGCCTCTTGCACTGGATGCAGAAGTCCTGGCTGAAGCAGCTCTCACATGTGGCCCCACATTCTGTAATACAGCCAGGGCCACCTTTGGTGAGGGTGGCTGCCCAGGGAGGGGATCCTCTGGGACTGCCTGGGACTGGGGAGGGCCTCTGAATAGCCCAAGCTCTGTAGCACTGGGGTCTGGATTCAGTGTGTCCTTTGAAACCCAGACTTGTCCAGGGTCAAACTGGGTTGCATTCAAGAACTCTTGTTCTCATTTGAACTGAGGCTCATTGGGGCAGGTGACATGTCCAAGGTAACATGGTTATTTTGATTCCCTTTCTCATTTtagccgaggctcagagagggcaagtaacttgcctaaagtcacacagtaaaTCTGGACTGGGAGCGAGGACTCCCTACTCCATTTCCATCAAAGCTCAGAGATGGTCATGATTTGTCCAGGTCACAGTGAAAATTAGAGTTAGGAGTTAGGGCTCCTTTTCCCATTGAGCTAGGCCCAGAGAGAGTGAGTAGCATGCCAAAGGCCACACAGCCAAACTAGGGTAGAAGTGAAGGTCCCCTGTCCCCTTAGTGTTGAGCCCAGAGAGGGCACTGACTTGCTTGGGGCTTCACAGCCAGCCTGAAAGCAAGCAAGTATCTCAGAGTCTGGGCTCAGGCATATACTACTTCCCCTGGGGCTGCGTTGGGCTAGAGGTAGGACGTGGGCCAGAGATGCTCAGGAGCACAGTGCTAGCACAGGACAAGGGAGGGGCCACATACTTTTGCACCTGTTGACCTCCTGGCCGCGAACGCCGAAGTAGCCGGGGGGACAGTCATGCACACACTTGCCGTACTGGCGGATACCTTCCCGGTGGATGAACAGGAAGAGCCTCTGCTGGCAGGTGGAGCAGCCATTCTCCTCTGAGCAGATGACACAGCCTGTGCAGTTGCCCCCCAGACCAGTGCCCACTGCCAGCCAGAccagggtggagggtggggaaaggaagagagagatagTCAAACCATATGCGTGAGCAGCTCAGACTGTCTCATTGGTATAGCAATTGAGCACATGGCCACCCAAATGACTACATTTCCCATGCAACTAGATGTGGTCATGTGACCAAAATCTAGCGTGTTATGAGGTAAAGCAGTGTGTGCAACTTCTAGAGAGCTTAAAGGGCAGGGGCATACCCTTTGTCATCCCCTCATCCTTCCTGTTGGGTGGAATGTGAACATGATGGCTGGAGCATGAGCAGCTATTCTGGATCATGAGATAGAGACCATGTGTTAAGGATACTggagaaataagataaaaagatCCTGGGTCCTCGAGGAAGGTAGAAGTGCTGCATCAGCCCTCTTCTGCCTGTGCAGACTGTTACATGAGAGAAAAATCAGTATCTATTTTGTTCATACCACCGTTATTTGGAGTCCTCTGTCACTCACAGACAAACTTGATCTTCACTAACACAGTGTGTATTTTTGACTGTGTGTGGGGTGCACATGTCTGTGGGGGAGCCCCTCACCCTCCTGCTGCCTTTCTGAGCAATACCCCATTCCTCACTGCCACCATTATCAAAGGCTCCCAAAATCATCAAGTATAGCAAGTGGAGGAAAGGAACTTTTTCTTGTTCCAGAATTGGCAACCAGGGCCCAAAACTGGGAAGAAAGAGGTGGAAAATACCCTGGAAAGAGAGCTTCTCCAAGGCTTATAGGGCGTCTCTGCTGTCTGACCACCACCTGATCAAGCTGACCACCTAGAGAGGGGAACTCAGGGGACTTAGGAGCTGTCAGCCCGGGGAAGGGGGAGTGCTGTGGCTTTCCCTCTGTTCCCAACCCCCAAACCAAGAGAGAGGAGATGCAAGGGTACCCCTCACAGAGACGGATGCCTGCAAAAAGGGGTGACCAGCACCTCATGCCTTGGTTGGACATGAACCTGTGTGGCAGCTCTGCAGGTCTGCCCCGTCCAACGTCTCTTTGAGCAGAGAAAAGAGATCAGGAGAGAGAAGGGCCAAGTTGGGAGGGGGAGGCAGCAGAAGAACCTGCACATCCTTCATGGCAAGCAAGGGGGTTCTCAGCAGCAAGGGCCCCCTAGGAGTAGCCAGGCTTAAGTGCTGTTGCTGCTGCCTCCCCAAGAAGGCTGGTTGCTGGCAGGTGCCCCAGCAAGAGGCAGCAGGGCAGACCATCGGGGGTAGATGGTAGTTGGGGAGAGTCAGAAAGTGACCAGGTGTCATTAAGGGACAGAAGAGGACCAGGTAGCTTCTTAGACACAGCGATTAGGGAAACATGAAGTTGTTTCATGTATGTTAATACTCCATCAAGGTCAGCCTGTTTAATAAACTACTTATACACTTTGGCTCACCTGAGGCCATGGCCACCTAGCAGGGGACATTCTTGACTCTccagcctcacccccacccccttcctatTGGTGCCCCATCTTCCTTTCAGAGAAATTCCCTGTTGTGAGAGGCCCTGGAGAAGGGCAAATCCTGGTGCCTGCCCCCAGGAACAGAATCCATGGAGGCCTGGCCCTTCTTCAAGTCGACAGTGGGTGGGCATTGACCAAAACCTGGCCAATCAGATACGCCTGGTAATAGGGCTGAGGCGACTGTAATAGCAACGCAGATGGTGACAAAGCAAAACTCTTACTAACCACTGTCTCTTGGAAGAGCTTAGAGGTCACTCAGCCCAACCCCTGCCGCTTCACTGGGGACGCTGAAGCCAGAGGAGGTGCAGCCTTCCCCGAGGTCAGGTAGCCAAACAGCAAAGAAATTCCAATTAGAGCTACAGCACTATTTGTAGAGTGATATTTCAACATGCTGCAGAAAAAAGAACCCAACAAGGACCCTCCCCTGACCTCGgagggtgtggtgtgtgtgtgtgcgcgcgcgcgcacgcgtgCACAGGTGATGGGTCTCAACTAGCATCATTCATCACTGGGTTTTTGTAGAGAGTTGTCTCTGCCTCCTGCTGCATCCTTGGTCCCGGCAGTTGGTAGGGTGCCCTCTAGTGCCTCCATGTTGTAATGGCACCTCTGACTTTTTGATTCTGATGGCCTCACTCAGGCTTTTCATCATATCTCTAACTCACTAGAAAGAGCAGTAATGTTCCTCCCACTTCCCCAAGGTCACGGGCATAGAGACTTGAATGCTAATTTTATGAATAATAAGTGATGACAACTAGAGTTTGTACAATGCTGCTTTAGAAAGATCCAAACTTGATGGTTCTTAAACTTGACTGTGCATAAGAATCCCCAGGGAGGCTTGTAAAGTATACAGGCCCAGGGATGTGCATTTAAACAAGACCGAAATAGATGTAATTGGCATTGTGGGAGTGTCTTCCCTGCTCACAATCTCCTTTCCCTGAGAACAATCTCCTTTCCCTGAGAACCAGACGTGGCAAATATTCTTGTACTGCATGACCCTGTCCCCTGGCCAGTGGTGGACAGGCTGTACCAGGGCCTGACAGTTCATCCAGGCTGGGACAATTAGACCATCTCTCTTGAGAATTTTGATGGTGGGTCGACAGACAATGGTCTAGGATGGCCTCTTGACCTAAGGACATTTGTAGGAGGGCAGGGTGGCCAGTGTGAGAAGCTTTGGTGAGCACTAGCATCTGTGGCACCTTTCTTTGCTAACAGAGGTCCCATCTTTGACTTTGAGGTTCATGTGGAACCATCTCTGTCCAGATGCACTTAACCTGGGATTAGGCAGTCAGAGAATCAGGTCCCCTTGACTGCAGTGATTGGTTCAGACATAGGCACATGTTTCAACTAGAGCTAGTCTTAGGattgagtgtatgtgtgtgtgtgtgtgtgtgtgtgtgtgtgtgtgtgtgtgtgtgtttacactcTATTTGGATTTGAGAAGATGTAGACCAGAGCTGGTGGGCAACGCATGCGGGGTGAGTGTCCCGAGAATGGAGGCCACACAAGAGATTGTCTGTGCACCTGGATCCACCCCTGGGAGGGTCCATAAAGTCTCTTCTTTTCTAAAGCCATTTTGAGTAGGGTTTTCTGTCACATGCAGCGAAAGACTCCTGActacacagaagcagagagagagaaaaaaaataaatcagatgcagggagagaaaaaaagcaaccaGAAACTTCATGGGCCCTAGATGGTCAGACAGAGTTTCTGACCATCTTCCAAGCCCAGGTTCCAGTCCCCCAAGGCTTGGCTCACCCCAAAGCTCCAAAGAAAGTCACTAGTTCACTTGAGCTAGCTCTCCTCCTGTCAAATTACAATCAAAATGATGTATCTCACCAGATGGGTGGAGCCCAACAGATCATGGTGGAGCAGCTCTGCTTCAGCAAGGCCAAGGGACCTGAAGCACTGCCCACCCGGCCTGACCATGGCACGCCAAGGGACCCTGGGGTTGTAGggagcacagtttgaaaacccCTGGCTCCTTCTACACCTCAACTGCATGCTGGCCTTCTTTGCTGCCCTCTAGCGGCTCTGATGCGCATTTCTAAATGAAGTATTTGAGCTCTGATTGCAAGTTCCCCGAGCTTTCCTGGGACATCAGAGGGGATGGCACCCCCTGTGATTTCCCTTAATAAGTATCTCCCATAATTAAGACCATCCTCCCCTGGTCAAAGTGCCAGTTGTACCAAAAAGGATGGCCTTGTGTTGCTCCAGCAGCTGGAGGGGCTTGGAATGACATCTGAGTGATATTGTCTTTCCCCAAGCACCCAGGGGATAAGCTGAGACTTGGATGTCCATTTTATGGAGAGTGACAATGGGGTTGGCAGTTTACAAAGGGATGCAGGCTTATAACAACTCTGAGTACGTGCATTAGCCCAAGGTTAAgtgatccatccatccattcattcaacagttactGAGCCCCTACTTTCTGTGAGGTCCCGTGCTGGGGGCTCGATGGCTATGAAATGTGGCAGCAGCTGTGTGATTACGGGCAAAGTACTttaactctctgggcctcagttattCTAGCTGTAAAAGGAGGGATAATGCTTAACTTGCAGTGTTGTTGTGATGAAAGGAGATGGTACATGGAAAACTCTTAGCTTAAAGCCTGGCAGCAGACTTCTGATAAATTGGGTATCTTGTTATTATATTGTTTTCTGCCCTCAAATACCTAAGGACATGTATTATGGTCCAGgtgcccaggttcaaatcctggctccaccacccaCTGACTGACCTTGGTAAGTACCTTCATCaatgtgggcctcagtttccccatctgaaaaactGTGGCAACAACCCCTACTCCCACACGTTTTGTTATGAGGTGTGTGCAAGCAgcaagtgcctggcatgtagtaggtccTTCTCCATAAATATAAGTTCCTTTCCTGTTCCCTCACTGTCACGATACATGGTGGGATTGTCAGCCCACATTCGGACCCTCCTCCCCTTTCACTGGTGAGCAGACGGAGGCCAGAGGCATTGGTGGAGGACAGCCACCAACCACCGTCTCCAGGGAGATGGTCTTTCATCCTCAGGGTGGTGAAGGGCTCAGGGCAGAGACAGAGGAGGCAGATTTGGTCTTGGGTGAAGGGCAGGTTTTTCTTTCTATTGGGATCAGGGAATGACCTGTGCTCTTTGAAACGAGGGTTCCCAACCTCAGAGTCATCCACAGCCTGAGAATGACCCCAAGCCCCTTGTTTAGATAGGAGTCAGTGGTTCAGTGTTTGCAAGTGAtctctatattttttcatttagggATTTGAGTAGATTCAGGGTCATCTCTGCATTATCATGCCTCCCACCCACCTTCACTCTGCAGAGCTTTTCCTGAGGGGGTCAAAAGGCACAGGGAGACATCTTGGACCCTGAAAATTACCTCTTTTCCCCAGACAGGCTCACCTCCTCAGCAGTCCACAGTGAGTCTGCCAATGAAAAATCCTCAATACCCAAGCCAAGAACTCCAgctacacacttaaaaaaaactaaaaaaaaaaaaaaaaaaagatttgccaccatttaaaaaatcagatttcacACAAGAAGCTGGAATTTGGACTTCTCTGGAAAAGGTGATGAATACCTGCTAACACTGGGCCTGCATTCCTGCAGGGCAACATTTGGTTGGAGTTCCATAGATGGGGCATGTGCTCTCCAGTTTgccagtccccaccactccctattgctGCCCCTGACACTGAGGGCAAAGGTCAGCTGCCATGTATTATTCCCCTCGAGCTGCTGTTTATCTTGTAcctgcttcattcattcacattAGAAGGCCATGTAGAGCAGGGGTTCCCAAACTTCGGCACGCATCAAATTCacctagagggcttgttaaaaacacagattgctgggccttCCCCCAGAGCTGCTGATCCAGTAagtctggggttgggggtgggggctgagaaTTTGCACTGCTAACAGGTTCCCACTTTAAAGTGGAGTAGCGTTAAGAGCCAGACTGCTtgagttcaaaccccagctctaccCTTTATCCTTGCCCATGTGACCTTGAACTAGTgccttaatctctctgtgcttcagttttcccatctgtaaaatagaaatcataCTGGCCAACCTTACAGAACCTTGAGGACCTGAGCAGGCTTGACACTTAACAAGGGTCTCAGTAATGTTACTATCGCCACCTGCCACGCCTCCATTGGTGTTTGTGATCTTGGACTTGCTTTGGCAATCAGTGCAGAACTTTTAATTTGATGTCAACATTTTTGGGGTAGAGTTTCTTCATAATTGGGATGTGCCCAGGGAAGTGTGTTTTGCATGAGAACATTGTGTGTCATGGTGGACTAAAGGATTTAACACAGCTGTCCCGAAGGACTCCCTGTGGGTGAGGaggatggggaagaagaaaaagagaccgCTGCTCCCTGCCCCAAGGCAGTGCAACCTGAGGagggccaggccctgccctgggccctgctATGTCCTTGAGAAGGATCCAGAACCATGTAGGGGGACCCCATGCAGAGAGTGATGGGCAGTGCCTTCTCCGACCCCTGCCTGGCAGTGTGGGATGCATGTCACCGATAACCAGAGGAAATAAACAACATCTGGGCTCCCGTCTGCCTGCTCAGACCGCCACATATGGGAGGCAGTCACTGCCACTGGAGGCTGGCTCAGAGGACCCCAGGCACATTCCTGCCTCGGGGGCAGATTGCACCATCCCCAGCAAGGCACGGGCCCTAGAGATGACTCCAGGTTTGGAGACTCCTGCAGGTGTGGGGACATTGAGATGATCTCAGCTTTGCAGCATGACAAAACACCATTTTCTGGCTGCGTGATCTTAGGCAAGTGGCTTCACTATTCTAaacctcagtctcctcttctgcaaaatggggacaatggTAGTAGCAATCACCTCCCAGGCACTTGTGAGCTCATCCATGCAAAGGACTTAGCACAGCTCATGGCTGATGAATGAGCATTATTTTATTACTTGATTCATGGGAGATACATGAGAGGCACCCCAAGGTGCTCACTTGAGGGCTGGGGCCCAGCTTGGCTCATTCTCCTTCAAATTTCCACAGTCTTGCACATTGTAGGTGCCcactatttcttaaaagaaagaataatgcatgaatgaatgatggcTTAATAAAAGTTCTCAAAAACTGTTCTCAGGGAGGCTGCAGTCTAGTTGGGAGAACTAGGCCCATACATTGCAAAGAAAGCTGATGATGTCTGCCCAGCAGAGCTCAGAGCCAGGGGCTGGGCACAGACGGCAGTCATCAGGGATGGTTTTCTGGAGAGGCAGATGTGGGGACGGGAGCAGGACTAGTCTGTGTGGGAGAAAGAAAGGTTTTTAAGAGAGGTGAGTATATGACAGTATATAAgttggtggcagggagggagcctGGGCAAGGAGCAGACAGTGAATCCCTGCTAAGGTGTCTGTACATGACACCAAGCGGTTAATGGGTAGGACCCTCAGAATATAGTAACAATAGGCACACATCCAAAATGGAAACCTGTAatcctttcccctccttccccgcAAACCTGCCTCTCCTGTCCATCTGGGTGAATGGCTACTCCACTCATGGTCAGAAATCTTGGAGTCACCCTGCCTCTCTTCTTGCCTTCCTGTCCCACATGGAATCTATCAGAAATTGGTCTGCACCAACAcgtttttccccctccctcccaatcATCGCTTGCTCtgctccagccatgctggcctcacccttgctgttcctcaaacatgccaagACCACtccctcctcagggcctttgcacttgcccctccctctgcctggaatgccctcccgACGTGCATCCTCAGGGCTTACCCCACTTCAGGTCTCTGCTGGAACGTCCCCTTCTCTGTGAGACCTCCCTGACCACCTCGCCTGAAGTAGCACCCATCCCTGCATCCTTGTCTCACcctgctttgttttgctttggcaTTTATCCCCACCTGATACGTGAGgtgtttgtttgaatttttggTGTCTCTGTCCCACCACTGACAGGGGAGCTCCGGGAGGGCAGGGATAAACCACAGCATGCTCCACAGACTCTTCAGCGCCATGCTTTGCTCACTTAAATTATCCTGGCGAATGTTGCACATCACTGCTTCATCCTTGTTTAGAGCTGC
The sequence above is drawn from the Balaenoptera musculus isolate JJ_BM4_2016_0621 chromosome 15, mBalMus1.pri.v3, whole genome shotgun sequence genome and encodes:
- the RSPO4 gene encoding R-spondin-4: MRAPLCLLLLVAHAVDMLPLNRRKKQVGTGLGGNCTGCVICSEENGCSTCQQRLFLFIHREGIRQYGKCVHDCPPGYFGVRGQEVNRCKKCGATCESCFSQDFCIQCKRRFYLYKGKCLPTCPPGTAAQQSTRECQEECEPGPWGSWSPCTHNGKTCGSAWGLETRVREAGRAGREEPATCQVLSESRQCPIRRPCPGESNPSQKKSGKDRRPRKDRKLDGRGEGRPRPAPA